Proteins from one Plodia interpunctella isolate USDA-ARS_2022_Savannah chromosome 3, ilPloInte3.2, whole genome shotgun sequence genomic window:
- the LOC128683533 gene encoding uncharacterized protein LOC128683533 isoform X3 encodes MASRGDKGNGNGEEQIVETLAEVFRCFICMEKLVDAHLCPHCSKLCCYACVRRWLTEQRSQCPHCRAALHLHELVNCRWVEEVTQQIETMQQQHVQLCLQCPTHQEKLTVYCWTCRRCICHRCALWGGTHSGHTFKPLEEVYEQHVTQIRDEVAQLRRRLMELISLVQEVERNVESVRAAKDERVREIRNAVELMISRLDSALKAKLLTLMGQKNSLTQETEQLEHLLQEIEHQLHTSTRSELIARSGELLKMIHQVRKKPMASFVTAPVPADFHSEIVPSYDSSTFPLTNFTQLRHAAAPVYSAPLHVNGLCWRLKVYPDGNGVVRGNYLSVFLELSAGLPETSKYEYRVEMLHQVSRDPSKNIVREFASDFEVGECWGYNRFFRLDLLASEGYHNPETDTLILRFQVRPPTFYQRCRDQQWYINQLVTMQNQHVMQINDLKERLSLEMSRNSIAATRATPNTSNNSQSTPEDNPSQNNPVDGNSLSEPIVFNNQWKFNTSAHGIMSGQRLNSPGILNTGMFVDESRNNDVSSQPGVGSVSNVGGVGVGNVGSTFAFGDFATPLDRRLQPHALDAYNLPSTSRSANSLHVSLHTLLNAAPSRAPSGSKLLASKLHKHQLPAKESATLAAVASTPVTEVSPAINNVLLCSSISSPELVAVAGQQASQQASQQASDPRIHSPPIHAGSESSSDTADLMFSELEVFADENNPSHVDENSNEENDVDDEAMSGENDIEGAFGPAAESGGADILSRLLCAVHGRGVTPAGSDGSAPANLSASRHDNDPQLSTAAHTDMLLLNLMRINGLTPKPKKHGPKRNWSSSKPELVLGSSPSTSGGRARRSSGAMCGAMSGAGSGAGGGARQRRAGRGQPLSPGQLRRDDDLRPSALGPLPGACGPLSPAASPERATLSPASLAYDYWPSVSSVSDNDEVELILDYNDTLFDLLLNSLSIDGGPPGETESPRPVTPPVQPWSPHATPHAPAHASPHATPHATPHATPHATPHATPHATPPPRDAD; translated from the exons ATGGCCTCTAGGGGTGACAAAGGAAATGGCAATGGCGAAGAACAGATTGTTGAG ACGTTGGCGGAGGTGTTCCGCTGCTTCATTTGTATGGAGAAGCTGGTGGACGCACACCTGTGCCCTCACTGTTCAAAGCTGTGCTGCTACGCTTGCGTGCGGCGATGGTTGACTGAGCAGCGGTCCCAGTGTCCGCACTGTCGTGCTGCCCTGCATTTGCACGAGCTGGTGAACTGTCGATGGGTGGAGGAGGTCACCCAACAGATAGAAACCATGCAACAGCAACATGTCCAGTTGTGCTTACA ATGCCCGACTCACCAAGAGAAGTTGACAGTGTACTGTTGGACGTGCCGCCGCTGTATCTGCCACCGGTGTGCGCTGTGGGGAGGCACCCACTCTGGACACACGTTCAAGCCCCTGGAGGAGGTGTACGAGCAACATGTCACCCAGATACGGGATGAGGTTGCCCAGCTGCGCAGGAGGCTTATGGAACTCATCAGTTTGGTGCAGGAAGTG gaaCGCAATGTAGAATCGGTGCGTGCTGCCAAAGATGAGCGCGTACGTGAGATCCGCAATGCTGTGGAGCTGATGATATCGCGACTGGACTCTGCATTGAAGGCGAAACTGTTGACGCTGATGGGACAGAAGAACAGCCTCACCCAGGAGACTGAGCAACTTGAGCATCTGCTGCAGGAGATTGAACATCAACTACATACAAGCACAAG ATCTGAATTGATAGCCAGGAGTGGCGAGTTACTGAAGATGATCCACCAAGTGCGCAAGAAGCCGATGGCCAGTTTTGTGACGGCGCCTGTACCGGCCGATTTCCACAG CGAAATTGTGCCGAGCTACGATAGCAGCACATTCCCCCTGACGAACTTCACGCAATTGCGTCACGCGGCTGCGCCCGTGTACTCCGCGCCGCTGCACGTCAACGGGCTATGCTGGCGATTGAAGGTGTACCCCGACGGCAACGGGGTGGTACGCGGGAACTACCTCTCCGTGTTTTTGGAGCTTAGCGCCGGCCTGCCCGAGACCTCCAA ATACGAGTATCGCGTGGAGATGTTACACCAAGTGTCACGTGACCCCTCCAAGAACATAGTCCGGGAGTTCGCGTCGGATTTCGAGGTTGGCGAGTGCTGGGGCTACAACCGTTTCTTCAGACTGGACCTGCTGGCCAGCGAGGGCTATCACAACCCGGAGACTGACACCTTGATACTCAG ATTCCAAGTGCGGCCGCCGACGTTCTACCAGCGTTGTCGCGACCAACAATGGTACATCAACCAGCTAGTCACCATGCAGAACCAGCATGTCATGCAAATCAATGATCTCAAAGAG CGTCTCTCACTAGAAATGTCGCGCAACTCCATAGCGGCGACGCGGGCGACTCCCAACACTTCCAACAACTCCCAATCGACTCCCGAAGACAACCCGTCGCAGAATAACCCTGTCGACGGCAACTCCTTATCGGAACCGATTGTGTTCAACAATCAGTGGAAGTTCAATACAAGTGCGCATGGCATCATGAGCGGCCAGAGGTTGAATAGTCCAG GAATCCTGAACACAGGCATGTTCGTAGACGAGTCCCGCAACAACGACGTGTCGTCGCAGCCGGGCGTGGGCAGCGTGTCCAACGTTGGGGGCGTGGGCGTGGGCAACGTGGGCAGCACCTTCGCCTTCGGGGACTTCGCCACACCGCTGGACAGAAGGCTCCAGCCGCACGCTCTGGACGCTTACAATCTACCTTCTACTTCTAG GTCAGCGAACTCGCTGCACGTGAGCCTGCACACGCTGCTGAACGCGGCGCCGAGTCGCGCGCCCAGCGGCAGCAAGCTGCTGGCCAGCAAGCTGCACAAGCACCAGCTGCCCGCCAAGGAGTCCGCCACGCTCGCCG CGGTCGCAAGCACCCCAGTGACGGAAGTGAGCCCCGCGATCAACAACGTGTTGCTTTGTTCTTCTATATCGTCGCCTGAGCTGGTGGCGGTGGCGGGCCAGCAAGCCAGCCAGCAAGCCAGCCAGCAAGCCAGCGACCCGCGGATACACAGCCCGCCGATACACGCGGGCTCGGAGTCCAGCAGCGACACCGCG GATCTGATGTTCAGCGAGTTGGAAGTTTTCGCGGACGAAAACAACCCGAGTCACGTCGACGAGAACTCCAACGAGGAGAATGATGTGGACGACGAGGCTATGTCAG GCGAGAATGACATCGAGGGTGCTTTCGGTCCGGCCGCCGAGTCCGGCGGCGCCGACATCCTCAGCCGGCTGCTGTGCGCCGTGCACGGCCGCGGCGTCACGCCCGCCGGCTCCGACGGCTCCGCGCCCGCCAACCTCAGCGCCTCGCGACACGACAACGACCCCCAGTTGTCCACCGCGGCCCACACGGATATGCTGCTGTTGAATCTTATGAGGATCAACGGGTTGACGCCCAAGCCGAAGAAGCATG GTCCAAAACGCAATTGGTCATCTTCCAAGCCAGAGTTGGTACTCGGCAGCAGCCCCTCGACGAGCGGGGGTCGAGCGCGGCGCTCGAGCGGAGCGATGTGCGGGGCGATGAGCGGGGCGGGGAGCGGGGCGGGGGGCGGCGCGAGGCAGCGGCGAGCGGGGCGCGGGCAGCCGCTCTCCCCCGGTCAGCTGCGCAGGGACGATGATCTCAGACCTAGTGCTCTCG GCCCCTTGCCTGGCGCTTGCGGCCCGCTGTCGCCGGCGGCCTCGCCTGAAAGAGCCACACTATCACCGGCGTCGCTGGCCTACGACTATTGGCCGTCGGTCTCCTCTGTGTCGGACAATGATGAGGTCGAACTCATTTTGGACTATAAC GACACCCTATTCGACCTACTCCTGAACAGTCTCTCCATCGACGGCGGCCCCCCCGGCGAAACGGAGTCCCCGCGCCCCGTCACCCCGCCCGTGCAGCCGTGGAGTCCTCACGCCACTCCGCACGCGCCGGCCCACGCCTCCCCGCACGCCACGCCCCACGCCACGCCTCACGCCACGCCCCACGCCACGCCTCACGCCACGCCACACGCCACGCCGCCGCCGAGAGACGCGGATTGA